In the genome of Mycteria americana isolate JAX WOST 10 ecotype Jacksonville Zoo and Gardens chromosome 7, USCA_MyAme_1.0, whole genome shotgun sequence, one region contains:
- the CC2D1B gene encoding coiled-coil and C2 domain-containing protein 1B isoform X2 produces the protein MLGRRPKKSPQAKGQGAAVAKQLGLFVDFNPEEMLLGAEEGGDDGDLEAELAAITGAKVKEGKSKPKGKTPLPMDHIEKMAAECMKDLNEDEEEEAEDEDLEKDTDLLAELQEVLGVEGETGSCEDETIAMEPSTAEPENGQPELQPQTTSLPAVTSELQQTIEKRIANYRTAISNAKESGESAKIRRYERGLKTLETMLAAVKKGKKINEEEMPPPVATGKSYSHLSQAMGVEVENSEDSVSVLPENKAESAADEQKTSHEAVQHLESESLQGRAASSPTVETDLQNSSTRAILLMRQKEYKLAALKAKQQGDLEKAKEYMKAGKKFNVVLEALDSGQPIDLQNMPPSPQDLESLGNIQDASKQKVPAPVGSSQDLTTPEPHTQEASASLQQPKTVLEALQQRLEKYKSAAAQAKASGDDRKGRMHERIAKQYQDAIRAHKAGRKVNFSELPVPPGFPPLPGVAAMDGDSTIAAVLESANKLANTEENDEEEENEPLTQAPVAKKPAQLPGKPTQVVKPITVPSAVAEEESSPEHVKQATSPSTLDKADSMDHLPPAAKEQLEFLETRKKQYMKAAIKAKKENNLEQAKMYLRTAKSFDLKIEQAKCGKLVDISKLPSPPTDDEGDFIFIHHEDVRLSQKADEVYAQLIKLLKDQHERCLQYSKQFMHLGNVAETTRFEKLAQGCKKDMDILQLARAQGMDPPSHHFEERTFKMIRIFSELNSTEMHLLIVRGINLPAPPGPFSEVTSRWGQRT, from the exons ATGCTTGGCAGAAGACCTAAAAAAAGCCCTCAGGCAAAGGGCCAGGGAGCTGCAGTTGCAAAGCAG CTGGGGCTGTTTGTAGATTTCAATCCTGAAGAGATGCTGCTGGGTGCAGAGGAAGGTGGGGATGATGGGGACCTAGAAGCAGAGCTTGCTGCTATCACAGGAGCAAAGGTGAAAGAAgggaaatcaaaaccaaaagggAAAA CTCCTCTGCCCATGGATCATATTGAAAAGATGGCTGCAGAGTGTATGAAGGACCTgaatgaagatgaggaggaagaagcagaagatgaAGACTTGGAGAAAGATACAGACCTGTTG GCAGAATTGCAAGAAGTTCTGGGGGTGGAAGGTGAGACAGGAAGCTGTGAGGATGAAACGATAGCAATGGAGCCATCCACAGCTGAACCAGAAAATGGGCAACCTGAACTGCAGCCACAG acCACCTCACTTCCTGCTGTTACCAGTGAGCTGCAACAGACAATAGAGAAGAGAATTGCTAACTATAGGACAGCAATTTCTAACGCAAAGGAGTCAGGTGAGAGTGCCAAAATACGCCGATACGAAAGAGGCCTTAAG ACGCTGGAAACCATGCTGGCTGCagtgaagaaaggcaaaaaaatcaaTGAGGAAGAAATGCCACCTCCTGTTGCAACAGGAAAGAGTTATTCTCACTTATCTCAAGCCATGGGAgtggaggtagagaattcagaaGATTCAGTCAGTGTCCTACCAGAGAATAAAGCTGAGTCTGCAGCTGATGAGCAGAAGACCTCTCATGAGGCAGTGCAGCATCTGGAATCAGAGTCTCTACAGGGTCGTGCTGCTTCTAGTCCTACCGTGGAAACAG ATCTCCAGAACAGCAGCACACGAGCAATACTACTTATGAGGCAGAAGGAGTATAAATTAGCAGCTCTAAAAGCCAAGCAGCAAGGGGACCTGGAGAAAGCAAAGGAATACATGAAGGCAGGCAAG AAATTTAATGTGGTCTTGGAAGCTCTGGACAGTGGGCAGCCGATAGATCTCCAGAATATGCCTCCATCTCCTCAGG ATCTTGAGAGCCTAGGAAACATACAAGATGCATCCAAGCAAAAGGTACCGGCTCCAGTGGGAAGTTCCCAGGATCTTACAACACCTGAACCTCATACCCAAGAAGCTTCAG cttccctgcagcagccaaAAACAGTGCTGGAAGCGTTGCAGCAAAGGCTTGAGAAGTACaagtcagcagcagcacaggctaaAGCAAGTGGGGATGATCGGAAAGGCAGGATGCACGAGAGGATAGCCAAG CAATACCAAGATGCCATAAGAGCCcataaagcaggaagaaaagtgaatttttctGAGCTACCTGTTCCTCCTG gatttcctcctcttcctggtGTTGCAGCAATGGATGGTGACAGCACAATAGCTGCTGTTCTGGAAAGCGCCAACAAGCTGGCAAACACGGAGGAGaatgatgaagaggaggag AATGAACCTCTGACACAGGCCCCAGTTGCCAAGAAGCCTGCTCAGCTGCCTGGAAAGCCGACTCAAGTTGTTAAGCCAATTACAGTGCCATCTGCTGTAGCTGAGGAGGAGAGCTCTCCTGAGCATGTGAAACAGGCTACATCACCCTCCACTCTGGACAAGGCAGATTCAATGGATCATCTCCCTCCAGCTG CTAAGGAACAGCTGGAATTTCTGGAGACCAGAAAGAAGCAATACATGAAGGCAGCCatcaaagcaaagaaggaaaataaccTTGAACAGGCTAAGATGTATCTCAGAACAGCTAAGAGCTTTGACCTAAAGATTGAGCAAGCAAAATGTGGCAAACTTGTTGATATTTCCAAG CTGCCATCGCCCCCTACAGATGATGAGGGTGATTTTATCTTCATACACCATGAAGATGTCAGACTGTCTCAGAAAGCAGATGAAGTATATGCACAGCTGATAAAATTGCTGAAGGACCAACATGAG AGGTGTTTGCAGTATTCCAAGCAATTCATGCATCTGGGAAATGTAGCAGAAACGACTCG GTTTGAGAAACTGGCACAAGGTTGTAAAAAGGACATGGACATCTTACAGCTTGCACGAGCGCAAGGAATGGATCCTCCAAGCCATCACTTTGAGGAAAGAACCTTTAAAATGATAAG gaTATTTTCTGAGCTCAACAGTACAGAAATGCACCTTCTTATTGTCAGGGGAATAAACCTACCAGCTCCGCCAG